One Odontesthes bonariensis isolate fOdoBon6 chromosome 17, fOdoBon6.hap1, whole genome shotgun sequence genomic window carries:
- the e2f2 gene encoding transcription factor E2F2, whose product MMRMPKGASPAPARPAVGLSCSQQKMKVLPTAGVKTDFFSTALSSPPMSTVPAGYFTQICNTTAAEQRANSLYSTPHGPEAKPIRSSSGRLPAKRKLDLEDPLYLPEFRTPKGKGSIAARIPSPRTPKSPGERTRYDTSLGLLTKKFVGLIAESPDGVLDLNWATEVLEVQKRRIYDITNVLEGVQLIRKKSKNNIQWLVGDVFEGGAVGGEKACALRKELGDLERAERSLDELIQSSTAQLKQVTEYKDSQRLGYVTYQDIRSIGSLREQTVIAVKAPSETKLEVPDTAGQGSLQIYLKSRNGPIEVYLCPEEGLEDASPVKSVVSPKKECPHNLNPPAATPVAQQSYCIKEEPVESNISTAAPAATSGSSLLDVEGLLGLHPSLLQITEDQLPGTSFTSDPNTPFVSFSPPLDHDDYLWSLEDGEGVSDFFDTYDLGDLLKS is encoded by the exons ATGATGCGGATGCCTAAAGGCGCCTCTCCGGCACCGGCTCGGCCAGCTGTGGGGCTCTCTTGCTCCCAGCAGAAGATGAAGGTTTTGCCCACCGCGGGAGTGAAGACGGACTTCTTTAGCACCGCACTGTCCAGCCCGCCCATGAGCACGGTACCGGCCGGCTATTTCACCCAGATCTGCAACACCACTGCGGCTGAACAAAGAGCCAACAGCCTGTACTCCACCCCCCACGGACCCGAGGCTAAACCCATCAGATCATCCTCCGGCCGACTGCCG GCTAAAAGGAAGCTGGATCTAGAAGACCCTCTTTACCTGCCAGAGTTCCGCACACCTAAAGGCAAAGGCAGCATTGCAGCAAGGATACCGAGCCCACGGA CTCCAAAGTCTCCGGGTGAGCGGACGCGATACGACACCTCGCTGGGCCTGCTGACCAAGAAGTTCGTGGGACTAATCGCCGAGTCCCCTGATGGAGTTCTTGATCTGAACTGGGCCACCGAAGTTCTTGAGGTCCAGAAGAGACGCATCTATGACATCACCAACGTTCTAGAGGGAGTCCAGCTCATCCGAAAGAAGTCCAAGAACAACATCCAGTGGCT AGTTGGAGATGTATTTGAAGGTGGGGCCGTGGGAGGAGAGAAGGCCTGTGCCTTGAGGAAAGAGCTGGGAGACCTGGAGAGGGCAGAGAGATCTCTGGATGAGCTGATTCAGTCCAGCACCGCTCAGCTCAAACAAGTCACCGAGTACAAAGACAGCCAGAG GCTGGGCTACGTGACGTACCAGGACATTCGCTCCATCGGCAGCCTCCGAGAGCAGACAGTCATCGCTGTAAAAGCCCCTTCAGAGACCAAGCTGGAGGTGCCAGACACTGCGGGG CAGGGCTCATTACAAATCTATTTGAAAAGTAGAAATGGCCCCATAGAAGTCTACCTCTGTCCCGAGGAGGGGCTTGAAGATGCTAGCCCTGTCAAGAGCGTTGTCAGTCCTAAAAAGGAGTGCCCTCATAACCTGAACCCACCAGCTGCAACCCCAGTGGCACAACAAAGTTACTGCATCAAAGAGGAGCCCGTTGAAT CCAACATATCTACAGCAGCCCCGGCTGCCACCTCCGGTTCCTCCCTGCTTGACGTTGAGGGTCTGCTGGGTTTGCACCCCAGCCTGCTGCAGATCACTGAGGACCAGCTTCCTGGCACCTCCTTCACCTCAGACCCCAACACCCCCTTTGTCAGTTTCTCTCCACCTTTGGATCACGACGATTACCTCTGGAGCTTGGAGGACGGCGAGGGGGTGTCAGATTTCTTTGACACTTACGATCTGGGAGATTTATTGAAGAGCTGA